Part of the Streptomyces antimycoticus genome, GCCTCGTACGGCGCTCCGTGCGGAGCCTCGCGCGGTGCGCCACGCGGAGCCTCGTACGGCACTCCGTACGGAGCCTCGCGCGGCGGCGTGACCGGTGGTTCGGGCGGCTCTTGCGGGGGCGGGGACTGATGCACTCAACCGACCCTAACGAAAGGGGGAAGGGGGACTCAGGGTTTATGCCCATCCCCTTGGGGGCGCTATGTGTCGTTGCGGCGGAAGATCAGGTCATGGACGAGGTGCCCCTTGTCCAGCCCCTGGCTCTCGAACTTGGTGAGCGGCCGGAAGTCCGGGCGCGGGGCATAGCCGCCGTCGGGCTGGGAGTTCTCGAACGCGGGGCTCGCGGAGAGGACCTCCAGCATCTGCTCCGCGTACGGCACCCAGTCGGTCGCGCAGTGCAGCAGCGCACCGGGCTTCATCCGGGTGGCGGCGAGCTCAATGAACTCGGGCTGGATGAGGCGGCGCTTGTGGTGCCGCTTCTTGGGCCAGGGGTCGGGGAAGAAGACCCGCAGCCCGGAGAGCGAGGCGGGGGCCAGCATCTCGCGGAGCAGGATGATCGCGTCGCCGTTCGCGACCCGGATGGTGTCCAGGCCGTTCCGCTCCGCGAGCGCGAGCAGATTGCCCTGGCCGGGAGTGTGGACGTCGGCGGCGAGGATGCCCGTACCGGGGTCGGCGGCGGCCATCTGCGCCGTGGCCTCACCCATGCCGAAGCCGATCTCCAGGACGACGGGAAGGCCGGGGCGCGGGCCTGCCTCTGTGGCGAACAACTCACCGAGGTCGATACGGCTCAGCCCGTCGATGTCCAGGCCCCACTGTGGCCACAGGCGGCGCAGTGCCTCGCCCTGGCCCGGGGTCACCCGGCCGCGGCGGGGGCGGAAGGAGCGGATGCGGCGCTCGTGGTGCGAGCCGGCCGGATCGGCCACGGGACCGCCGGGGAACATGGGCTCGCTGCGGTCACGGGGGGCGGGCAGGGCGCGCTCCACGTGGGAATCGGGGGCGGTGGGGTTCTCGGACACAGTGCTTCGATTCTACGGGCGGAGGCAGGGAGGGCGGCGGGGCCGGTGCGGCAGGCTGGGGTGCCGGGGGCACCGGGGGCTGGTCCGATGGCCGCCGCTCAGCGGGTCGGGGCGGCGGGACGGGCAGCCGGGCCCTTGGGCAGCCGGATCCATGGACAGTCGGATCGATGGGCAGCCGGGCCCTGGACGGTCAGGTCGTGCGGCCTCGGTGAGGGCGGCCTGAGGGGCTCGGCCCGTGCCTCTCGGCGAGGACTGGACCCGTGCCTCGCGACGCGAGCTCGGCCCGTACCTCGCGCCGAGGCTCGTCCGTATCCCGGCGGCGGGGCCCGGCTCGTACCCCGCCCCCGGCCGCCCCCTCACGCCGCCCGAAGGCTCTCCAGCACTCGGCGGGCGACCTCCCGGCCGATCGGCAGTGAGGC contains:
- the trmB gene encoding tRNA (guanosine(46)-N7)-methyltransferase TrmB codes for the protein MSENPTAPDSHVERALPAPRDRSEPMFPGGPVADPAGSHHERRIRSFRPRRGRVTPGQGEALRRLWPQWGLDIDGLSRIDLGELFATEAGPRPGLPVVLEIGFGMGEATAQMAAADPGTGILAADVHTPGQGNLLALAERNGLDTIRVANGDAIILLREMLAPASLSGLRVFFPDPWPKKRHHKRRLIQPEFIELAATRMKPGALLHCATDWVPYAEQMLEVLSASPAFENSQPDGGYAPRPDFRPLTKFESQGLDKGHLVHDLIFRRNDT